A single window of Nocardia sp. NBC_01327 DNA harbors:
- a CDS encoding dihydrofolate reductase family protein: MSFTTYYTASSLDGFIADAEHSLSWLLSRKNDSDGPMGYNGFIAEIGALVMGANTYRWLLDNEPDTWPYDMPAWVITHREFPPQPGRDIRFTSESVPAVHAQMAAAAGDKKLWVAGGGDLAGQFADHGLLDEIVVSFAPVTLGSGAPLLPRRLELTPVEVGLNGELTCARYAVVRD, encoded by the coding sequence ATGTCCTTCACCACCTATTACACCGCCAGCAGTCTCGACGGGTTCATCGCCGACGCCGAGCATTCCCTGAGCTGGCTGCTCTCGCGCAAGAACGATAGCGACGGGCCGATGGGGTACAACGGGTTCATCGCCGAGATCGGCGCATTGGTCATGGGCGCCAATACCTATCGGTGGCTGCTCGACAACGAACCCGATACCTGGCCGTACGACATGCCGGCGTGGGTGATCACCCATCGGGAGTTCCCGCCGCAGCCGGGCCGCGATATCCGCTTCACCAGTGAATCCGTACCGGCCGTGCACGCGCAGATGGCAGCGGCGGCCGGGGACAAGAAGCTCTGGGTGGCGGGCGGCGGGGATCTGGCCGGGCAGTTCGCCGATCACGGACTGCTCGACGAGATCGTGGTGTCCTTCGCACCCGTCACGCTGGGTTCGGGTGCACCGCTGCTGCCGAGGCGGCTCGAGCTCACGCCCGTCGAGGTGGGATTGAACGGCGAACTCACCTGTGCCCGCTATGCGGTCGTGCGCGACTGA
- a CDS encoding ABC transporter substrate-binding protein, giving the protein MKKRLLATAALAGSLSLVLAACGGSSSSPKPTGQGVLAGVCPATVVIQTDWYATPERAAAYQLVGPNGTVDAKKGAYVGPLGDTGVNVEVRLGGPFLGGQPVPAQMYQDTSITLGLVPTDEQIRAEAKLPLTGVFASLQTNPQVIMWDPATYHINTWKDVAASGAPILYSEGKPYMDYLVANGDVKKEQLDASYDGTPSRFVAEKGRVMQQGYVSNEPYRWEHDVKGWQKPTGSLLVSQSGYEIYPHQWSVRTGELDKLRPCLQKLVPMLQQAQIDYAANPEPTNQALLHISQAIPDGPPMTAAANTDSVKVQLADKIIANGPGNTLGNFDTARIDRVIAAVTPILHSQGQQVPDGLAAKDLVTNEFIDPTKGLKTQG; this is encoded by the coding sequence GTGAAGAAACGTCTCCTCGCCACTGCCGCGCTCGCGGGCAGCCTCAGCCTTGTGCTCGCGGCCTGCGGCGGTAGCTCCTCCTCGCCCAAGCCGACCGGTCAGGGTGTCCTCGCCGGGGTATGTCCGGCCACCGTGGTGATCCAGACGGATTGGTACGCCACTCCCGAGCGCGCTGCCGCCTATCAGCTCGTCGGCCCCAACGGCACCGTCGACGCCAAGAAGGGCGCGTACGTCGGCCCGCTCGGCGATACCGGCGTGAATGTCGAAGTGCGCCTGGGCGGTCCGTTCCTCGGCGGCCAGCCGGTACCGGCCCAGATGTACCAGGACACCAGCATCACCCTGGGCCTGGTGCCCACCGACGAGCAGATCCGGGCCGAGGCCAAACTCCCGCTCACCGGCGTCTTCGCCTCGCTGCAGACCAACCCGCAGGTCATCATGTGGGATCCGGCGACCTACCACATCAATACGTGGAAGGACGTGGCCGCCAGCGGTGCGCCGATCCTGTACTCCGAGGGCAAGCCCTATATGGACTACCTCGTCGCCAACGGTGATGTGAAGAAGGAGCAGCTCGACGCCTCCTACGACGGCACCCCCAGCCGCTTCGTCGCCGAAAAGGGCCGAGTCATGCAGCAGGGCTACGTCTCCAATGAGCCCTACCGCTGGGAACACGATGTGAAGGGCTGGCAGAAGCCCACCGGCAGCCTGCTGGTCTCCCAGTCCGGCTACGAGATCTACCCGCATCAGTGGTCGGTGCGCACCGGTGAACTCGACAAGCTCCGCCCCTGCCTGCAGAAGCTCGTCCCCATGCTGCAGCAGGCCCAGATCGACTACGCCGCCAACCCCGAACCCACCAATCAGGCCCTGCTGCACATCTCGCAGGCCATCCCCGACGGCCCGCCCATGACCGCGGCGGCCAATACCGACTCCGTCAAAGTCCAACTGGCGGACAAGATCATCGCCAATGGGCCCGGCAATACCCTCGGCAATTTCGACACCGCCCGCATCGACCGTGTCATCGCGGCGGTCACCCCGATCCTGCACAGCCAGGGTCAGCAGGTCCCCGACGGTCTCGCCGCGAAGGATCTGGTCACCAATGAATTCATCGACCCCACAAAGGGATTGAAGACCCAGGGCTGA
- a CDS encoding DivIVA domain-containing protein, protein MTDVTPEDVRRRHFGTAPFGHHGYHPAQVDAFRTRIADTMIGHDHLSTADIRLVEFDDAPRGHRGYDIQQVDEFLDQACLELEVVRRGCHRVPTGRDRDRLTVDDVLRVQFSAPPFGLTGYAAEEVGAFLDRLAATLAHDGPNGLTAEDVRGTAFHTAPGGTAAYHREEVDAFLDLVAHQLEKTSR, encoded by the coding sequence ATGACCGACGTGACCCCCGAGGACGTTCGCCGCAGGCACTTCGGCACAGCACCGTTCGGGCACCACGGCTATCACCCCGCCCAGGTGGACGCCTTCCGAACACGTATCGCCGACACCATGATCGGTCACGATCACCTCAGCACCGCCGATATCCGGCTGGTCGAATTCGACGACGCCCCGCGCGGGCATCGTGGCTACGACATCCAGCAGGTGGACGAATTCCTGGATCAGGCCTGTCTGGAATTGGAGGTCGTGCGCCGCGGCTGCCACCGGGTGCCGACGGGTCGCGACCGGGATCGCCTCACGGTCGATGATGTGCTGCGCGTCCAGTTCTCCGCTCCCCCGTTCGGCCTGACCGGTTATGCGGCCGAGGAGGTGGGCGCCTTCCTCGATCGCCTGGCGGCCACCCTCGCCCACGACGGTCCGAACGGTCTCACCGCGGAAGATGTGCGGGGCACGGCTTTTCACACCGCACCCGGCGGTACCGCCGCTTATCACCGCGAAGAGGTCGATGCCTTCCTCGACCTGGTGGCGCATCAGCTGGAGAAGACCTCGCGCTGA
- a CDS encoding DUF2254 domain-containing protein, producing MRGINPEWDRRRDTLRTNLWFVPTIEVLGAVLIFVLTYGLDRATFRGEFGIPSWVIGGTPDAARQVLTAIAAAIITVVGVVFSITIVALTLASTQFGPRMLRNFIRDRGTQLTLGTFVATFVYTVATLVVVGPEFVPHISTTVAIASLVLDLVVLIYFINHIAQEIQLPRVIAGIARDVSLATAAYTDGIASNTGIETGPSSAELLALMGESGGPVRTATSGYLQYIRYEKLVHIAEKADAVIHLPYRPGHFLTEGQVMAMVWPASAAEVVAVKLDRGHVAGPTRTLTQDISFGIDQLVEIALRALSLAVNDTFTVMTCIDWLGDCLSRLAVSWDPLPVRRSRDGRIRVIAEQVSYERLVQRSFEKIRQAGIGMPAIMIRQLDALTQIMDRTSAPERQRVLMDQAEMIERSVADSVPEQSDRDDILRRCQALRELMTA from the coding sequence GTGCGCGGTATCAATCCCGAATGGGACCGGCGGCGGGATACGCTGCGAACGAATCTGTGGTTCGTGCCCACCATCGAAGTGCTGGGCGCGGTACTGATATTCGTCCTCACCTACGGCCTGGACCGGGCGACCTTCCGGGGTGAGTTCGGGATTCCCTCCTGGGTCATCGGCGGCACGCCCGATGCCGCACGGCAGGTCCTCACCGCGATCGCGGCCGCCATCATCACGGTGGTCGGCGTGGTCTTCTCGATCACGATCGTCGCGCTGACGCTGGCCTCGACACAATTCGGCCCGCGCATGCTGCGCAACTTCATTCGCGATCGCGGCACGCAGCTGACCCTCGGAACCTTCGTGGCGACGTTCGTCTATACGGTCGCGACGCTGGTGGTGGTCGGGCCGGAGTTCGTGCCGCACATCAGCACCACGGTGGCCATCGCCTCGCTGGTGCTCGATCTGGTGGTGCTGATCTACTTCATCAATCACATCGCGCAGGAGATCCAGCTGCCCAGGGTGATCGCCGGGATCGCACGCGATGTCTCCCTCGCGACGGCCGCGTATACCGATGGCATCGCCTCCAACACGGGCATCGAGACCGGGCCCTCGTCCGCCGAATTGCTGGCGCTGATGGGCGAATCCGGTGGTCCGGTGCGCACGGCCACCAGTGGGTATCTGCAGTACATCCGCTATGAGAAGCTGGTTCACATTGCCGAGAAGGCCGATGCGGTCATCCATTTGCCTTACCGCCCAGGACATTTCCTCACCGAGGGACAGGTCATGGCCATGGTGTGGCCGGCCTCGGCGGCCGAGGTGGTGGCGGTCAAGCTCGATCGGGGTCATGTGGCCGGGCCGACACGCACGCTCACCCAGGACATTTCCTTCGGCATCGACCAGCTGGTCGAGATCGCGCTGCGCGCGCTGTCACTTGCGGTGAACGACACCTTCACCGTCATGACATGTATCGACTGGCTGGGTGACTGCCTGTCCCGGCTGGCGGTCTCCTGGGATCCCCTGCCGGTGCGGCGATCCCGTGACGGGCGGATCCGGGTGATCGCCGAGCAGGTGAGCTACGAGCGGCTGGTGCAGCGGTCCTTCGAGAAGATTCGGCAGGCGGGAATCGGTATGCCCGCCATTATGATTCGCCAGCTCGACGCGCTCACCCAGATCATGGATCGGACGAGCGCGCCGGAGCGGCAGCGGGTGCTGATGGATCAGGCGGAAATGATCGAGCGGTCGGTGGCCGATTCGGTGCCGGAGCAATCCGATCGCGACGATATTCTGCGCCGCTGCCAGGCCCTGCGCGAGCTCATGACCGCCTGA
- a CDS encoding GntR family transcriptional regulator, with product MSSTVRRMTPQQLCRAIRDDIISGVFAPGQRLTEESLAESYGVSRVPVREALRTLEAEGFASSRPYAGVFVAELTEEEAADLLEIRARLEPLCASRAAVRRTPEQLGRLKELTVLGQDAVHAGRLEELTRLNSRFHEVLAEASGSTLLEQLITQLSWKIAWVYAVELPRRASDSWHEHEEICAALEAGDPDRAAQVVADHIAHAAYAYRLRQLP from the coding sequence GTGAGCAGCACTGTCCGGCGCATGACGCCGCAGCAGCTGTGCCGCGCGATTCGCGACGACATCATCAGCGGGGTGTTCGCCCCGGGCCAGCGCCTCACCGAGGAGTCGCTCGCCGAGAGCTACGGCGTCTCGCGAGTACCGGTGCGGGAAGCGTTGCGCACCCTGGAGGCAGAGGGTTTCGCCTCGTCACGGCCCTACGCCGGAGTGTTCGTCGCGGAATTGACCGAGGAGGAGGCGGCGGATCTGCTGGAGATCCGCGCCCGCCTGGAACCGCTGTGCGCCTCGCGCGCGGCCGTGCGCCGCACGCCCGAACAGCTCGGGCGGCTCAAGGAACTCACCGTGCTGGGCCAGGATGCCGTGCACGCCGGTCGTCTGGAAGAGCTGACCCGTCTCAACAGCCGCTTCCACGAGGTGCTCGCCGAGGCCTCCGGCAGCACCCTGCTCGAACAGCTGATCACCCAGCTGAGCTGGAAGATCGCATGGGTCTACGCCGTCGAGCTGCCGCGCCGGGCCAGCGACTCCTGGCATGAGCACGAGGAGATCTGCGCCGCGCTCGAGGCCGGTGATCCGGACCGCGCCGCGCAGGTGGTCGCCGACCATATCGCGCACGCGGCGTACGCCTATCGGCTGCGCCAGCTGCCCTAG
- a CDS encoding sulfite exporter TauE/SafE family protein, translating into MDPAHLVLLLVAGFGAGVCNAIAGGGSLLSFPALLATGLPPVAATVTNSVSVWPGYLGGAAALRKRLDEHRALVPRLILTGAVGAGGGVIALLAAPPKVFAALVPYLILAATALFAAQPFLSKLLSARRGEGDSQLLLFAGVFLGGVYGAYFNGGMGIVLLTALALGIDASITQLNGLKSLLTLTVSTTAMIAVALFGPVHWLAVLVLAPACLLGGVAGAKLADRLQPGAFRALVIVFGVGAGTAMLLA; encoded by the coding sequence ATGGATCCCGCGCATCTGGTTCTACTGCTCGTCGCCGGTTTCGGTGCGGGCGTCTGCAATGCCATCGCCGGCGGCGGCAGCCTGCTCTCATTTCCCGCGCTGCTGGCCACCGGCCTGCCGCCGGTCGCGGCCACCGTCACCAATTCGGTCTCGGTCTGGCCGGGCTACCTGGGCGGCGCGGCGGCACTGCGCAAACGACTCGACGAACATCGCGCGCTGGTCCCGCGATTGATACTGACCGGCGCCGTCGGCGCGGGAGGCGGCGTGATCGCGTTGCTGGCGGCGCCGCCCAAGGTCTTCGCCGCGCTGGTCCCGTATCTGATTCTCGCCGCCACCGCTCTGTTCGCGGCGCAGCCGTTCCTGTCGAAACTGCTGTCCGCGCGCCGCGGCGAGGGCGATTCCCAGTTGCTGCTGTTCGCCGGGGTATTCCTCGGCGGCGTCTACGGCGCGTACTTCAACGGCGGTATGGGCATCGTCCTGCTGACGGCGCTGGCGCTGGGCATCGACGCCTCGATCACTCAGCTGAACGGCCTGAAAAGCCTGCTCACCCTGACTGTTTCGACCACCGCCATGATCGCCGTCGCACTGTTCGGCCCGGTGCACTGGCTCGCAGTCCTGGTCCTGGCGCCCGCCTGCCTGCTCGGCGGCGTGGCGGGCGCGAAACTCGCGGACCGCCTGCAGCCGGGCGCCTTCCGCGCCCTCGTCATCGTCTTCGGCGTCGGCGCGGGCACCGCCATGCTGCTGGCCTGA
- a CDS encoding ABC transporter permease codes for MTAATARSATAATLVAAVMAGDNSAAPAEAAPSSGGTAVPETAADTGLRTPDPGNHRKLRWPFAIAPIRIIAPVTVFLLVISAWTVVSHFVLAADSRFLLPPPESVLSKGLLNAATRTEILTALGATVQIALTGLAIAIVVGVAFAVLMSQARWAEYSLYPYAVILQTIPVLAVVPLFGFWFGYEFGSRVIVCVMVSLFPVITNTLFGLKSVQPAEHDLFTLHGANRWQRLLKLQLPAALPAMITGFKISAGMAIIGSIVADFFFRQGDPGIGRMIDVYRQRLATEELLTALLLSSLVGLILFWAFDFLAARVDRAHGKRA; via the coding sequence ATGACCGCCGCCACCGCCCGCTCCGCCACCGCCGCAACGCTTGTCGCCGCGGTCATGGCGGGCGACAACTCCGCCGCACCCGCCGAGGCCGCGCCCTCGAGCGGCGGGACGGCGGTTCCGGAGACCGCCGCCGACACCGGACTGCGCACTCCGGACCCGGGCAATCACCGAAAACTGCGGTGGCCCTTCGCGATTGCCCCCATTCGCATCATCGCCCCGGTGACCGTGTTCCTCCTCGTCATTTCCGCCTGGACCGTGGTCAGTCATTTCGTGCTCGCGGCGGACTCCCGATTCCTGCTGCCCCCACCGGAATCGGTGCTGTCCAAGGGCCTGCTGAATGCCGCGACCCGCACCGAGATCCTCACGGCGCTCGGCGCCACCGTGCAGATCGCGCTCACCGGTCTCGCCATCGCCATCGTGGTGGGCGTCGCCTTCGCGGTGCTCATGAGCCAGGCCCGCTGGGCCGAATACTCCCTCTACCCGTATGCCGTGATCCTGCAGACGATTCCGGTGCTGGCGGTGGTTCCGCTCTTCGGCTTCTGGTTCGGCTACGAATTCGGCAGCCGCGTCATCGTCTGCGTCATGGTGTCGCTGTTCCCGGTCATCACCAATACCCTGTTCGGCCTGAAGTCGGTGCAGCCCGCCGAACACGACCTGTTCACCCTGCACGGCGCGAACCGGTGGCAGCGGCTGCTGAAACTGCAACTGCCCGCGGCGCTTCCGGCCATGATCACCGGTTTCAAGATCTCCGCCGGCATGGCCATCATCGGATCCATCGTCGCCGACTTCTTCTTCCGCCAGGGTGATCCCGGCATCGGCCGCATGATCGATGTCTACCGGCAGCGCCTGGCCACCGAAGAACTGCTCACCGCCCTGCTGCTGTCCTCCCTCGTCGGCCTGATCCTGTTCTGGGCCTTCGACTTTCTCGCCGCCCGCGTCGATCGCGCCCACGGTAAGCGCGCCTGA
- a CDS encoding ABC transporter ATP-binding protein: MSTTASQAITGQGRAGATDAADDGNVYTRPAATAPALAFQNVSLVFENGTHALDGIDIDIRPGEFVSLVGPSGCGKSTLLRLAAGFDKPTAGAVAAATSKLGYVFQEATLLPWRSVLRNVELPAELSGVDKATRRAAARDAIERVGLSGFENHKPAQLSGGMRMRTSIARALTVAPELFLFDEPFGALDEITRQRLNEEVSGLYRRSGFTGVFVTHSVAEAVFMSTRVVVLTGRPGRVAADIPVPLDFPRAPELRYTPEFGAIAATVSAALHEAERTDITPTGRAA, from the coding sequence ATGAGCACCACCGCTTCACAAGCCATTACCGGCCAGGGCCGGGCCGGTGCGACGGATGCCGCCGATGACGGCAACGTATACACCCGCCCGGCCGCTACCGCCCCGGCGCTGGCCTTCCAGAACGTCTCGCTGGTCTTCGAGAACGGCACGCACGCACTCGACGGCATCGATATCGACATTCGCCCAGGCGAATTCGTCTCCCTGGTCGGACCCTCCGGCTGCGGCAAATCGACCCTGCTGCGCCTGGCCGCCGGATTCGACAAACCCACCGCAGGCGCCGTGGCGGCGGCCACCAGCAAGCTGGGGTACGTCTTCCAGGAGGCGACCCTGCTGCCGTGGCGCTCGGTGCTGCGCAATGTCGAACTCCCCGCCGAACTCTCGGGCGTGGACAAGGCCACCCGACGCGCCGCGGCCCGGGACGCCATCGAGCGGGTGGGGCTGTCGGGCTTCGAAAACCACAAGCCCGCACAGCTTTCCGGCGGTATGCGCATGCGCACCTCGATCGCCCGCGCGCTCACCGTGGCGCCGGAACTGTTCCTCTTCGACGAACCCTTCGGCGCCCTCGACGAGATCACCCGGCAGCGACTGAACGAAGAGGTGAGCGGCCTGTACCGGCGCTCGGGCTTCACCGGCGTCTTCGTCACCCACTCCGTGGCCGAGGCGGTATTCATGTCCACCCGGGTCGTGGTGCTGACCGGCCGCCCCGGCCGGGTCGCCGCGGATATCCCGGTGCCACTGGACTTCCCGCGTGCCCCGGAACTGCGCTACACCCCCGAATTCGGGGCCATCGCCGCCACCGTCTCGGCGGCGCTGCACGAAGCCGAACGTACCGACATCACACCGACCGGGAGGGCCGCATGA
- a CDS encoding flavin-containing monooxygenase: MAPQYDAIVVGAGFGGMGAGIELDRLGLSNFVILEREDDLGGTWHVNHYPGLAVDIASVTYSYSFEPNPNWSRLFAPGAELKKYAEHVADKYDLRRRMRFDTVVGGARWDEEQQHWVVAIENGESLTGRYLLTATGFLSQPYTPPFPGIDTFKGKIIHTTRWENDFDLTDRKAAIIGTGATAVQLIPEVAKKVQALTVFQRTPIWVVPKVDVAISKSVQSLFARVPLTQKAARLANTTALEALMVVGVLHFKQAKPLNKAAAALAKAHLRTSVKDKETRKKLTPDYDFGCKRPTFSNLYFKTFNEPHVRLETNSIDHIEPDGIVTADGNKTEIDTLILATGFNLWDVNFPAIEIIGREGVNLGKFWRDNRFQAYEGITVPKFPNFVSLNSPYSYSGLSYFTTIEAQMKHMGRLFGEMNRRGEQVFEVNEAANAGFLDRVTDKLDSSVFYSGQCSTARSYYYNQHGEAALLRPTSTLNAHREAVTFPLDDYTYGTQSA; this comes from the coding sequence GTGGCACCTCAGTACGACGCCATCGTGGTCGGTGCGGGTTTCGGCGGCATGGGCGCGGGCATCGAATTGGATCGGCTCGGTCTGAGCAATTTCGTGATCCTGGAGCGCGAGGACGACCTCGGCGGCACCTGGCACGTCAATCACTATCCGGGCCTGGCCGTGGACATCGCCTCGGTCACCTACTCCTACTCTTTCGAGCCGAACCCGAACTGGTCGCGACTGTTCGCGCCGGGCGCCGAGCTCAAGAAGTACGCCGAGCACGTGGCCGACAAGTACGACCTGCGCCGGCGCATGCGCTTCGACACCGTGGTCGGGGGAGCGCGCTGGGACGAGGAGCAGCAGCACTGGGTCGTCGCCATCGAGAACGGCGAATCCCTCACCGGCCGTTACCTGCTGACCGCCACCGGCTTCCTGTCGCAGCCCTACACACCGCCGTTCCCGGGGATCGACACCTTCAAGGGCAAGATCATCCACACCACCCGGTGGGAGAACGACTTCGATCTCACCGATCGCAAGGCCGCCATCATCGGCACCGGAGCCACTGCCGTGCAGCTGATTCCGGAGGTCGCCAAGAAGGTGCAGGCGCTCACCGTCTTCCAGCGCACCCCCATCTGGGTGGTGCCCAAGGTCGACGTCGCCATCTCCAAGTCGGTGCAGTCGCTCTTCGCGCGAGTTCCTTTGACGCAGAAGGCCGCCCGGCTGGCCAATACCACCGCGCTGGAGGCCCTCATGGTCGTCGGCGTGCTGCACTTCAAGCAGGCCAAGCCGTTGAACAAGGCCGCCGCCGCACTGGCCAAGGCGCATCTGCGGACCTCGGTGAAGGATAAGGAAACTCGGAAGAAGCTCACGCCGGATTACGATTTCGGCTGCAAGCGTCCCACCTTCTCGAACCTGTACTTCAAGACCTTCAACGAACCGCATGTGCGCCTGGAGACCAACTCCATCGACCACATCGAGCCCGACGGCATCGTCACCGCCGACGGCAACAAGACCGAGATCGACACCCTGATCCTGGCCACCGGCTTCAACCTCTGGGATGTGAACTTCCCGGCCATCGAGATCATCGGCCGCGAGGGCGTCAACCTCGGAAAGTTCTGGCGCGACAATCGCTTCCAGGCCTACGAGGGCATCACCGTGCCGAAGTTCCCGAACTTCGTCAGCCTCAACAGCCCGTACTCCTACAGCGGCCTGTCCTACTTCACCACCATCGAGGCCCAGATGAAGCATATGGGCCGGCTCTTCGGTGAGATGAACCGTCGCGGCGAGCAGGTCTTCGAGGTCAATGAGGCGGCCAATGCCGGATTCCTGGACCGGGTCACCGACAAGCTGGACTCCTCGGTGTTCTACAGCGGCCAGTGCTCCACCGCGCGCAGCTACTACTACAACCAGCACGGTGAGGCGGCGCTGCTGCGTCCCACCAGCACGCTGAACGCGCACCGCGAAGCGGTGACCTTCCCGCTCGACGATTACACCTACGGGACGCAGTCGGCCTGA
- a CDS encoding amidohydrolase, translated as MHDLLLRGGRPWTPGRPLDTADIAISDGRIAEIGPNLTESATETIDLAGALVLPGLVDSHCHLDKTMYGGPWVPNSGGLTLQGRIANGEGRRDELGLPSADYAANLLGAMISGGTAHVRSHIDIDPEVGLRGVDAVRAAAARYSDRVDVQLVAFPQGGLLTRPGTDKLLEAALADGVEVIGGLDPAGYDRNANGQLDLIFGLAEKYGARIDIHLHDRAALGAWQYDLIIERTRATGLAGRVTISHAYAMGELAPGEQRRIAEGLAEAGVSMVTCAVGDAPVVPVRLLHEVGATLALGNDGIRDLWTPYGDGDMLRRIMTVAFRDRLVSDPEIELALAAGTYGGAQVLGLTDYGLTAGAAADLFTVSAETPAAAVVSVAPRTLVLKRGRVVARHGVLVEN; from the coding sequence ATGCACGACCTACTGCTCCGCGGAGGCCGCCCCTGGACTCCCGGCCGGCCGCTGGACACCGCCGATATCGCGATCAGCGACGGCCGAATCGCCGAGATCGGCCCGAACCTCACCGAAAGCGCCACGGAGACCATCGATCTGGCGGGCGCGCTGGTCCTGCCCGGCCTGGTCGACTCGCACTGCCACCTCGACAAGACCATGTACGGCGGACCCTGGGTGCCCAATAGCGGTGGCCTGACCCTGCAGGGTCGTATCGCGAACGGGGAAGGCCGCCGCGATGAACTCGGCCTGCCCAGCGCCGACTACGCGGCGAATCTGCTGGGAGCCATGATCTCCGGCGGCACCGCGCACGTGCGCAGCCATATCGATATCGACCCGGAGGTCGGGCTGCGCGGGGTGGATGCCGTGCGCGCCGCGGCCGCACGGTATTCGGATCGGGTGGATGTGCAGTTGGTCGCCTTCCCTCAGGGCGGTCTGCTGACCCGCCCCGGCACCGACAAACTCCTGGAGGCCGCCCTGGCCGACGGCGTCGAGGTGATCGGCGGTCTGGACCCGGCCGGATACGACCGCAATGCCAACGGCCAGCTCGATCTGATCTTCGGCCTCGCCGAGAAATACGGCGCGCGCATCGACATCCATCTGCACGACCGCGCCGCGCTGGGCGCCTGGCAGTACGACCTGATCATCGAGCGCACCCGGGCCACCGGGCTGGCCGGTCGCGTCACCATCAGCCATGCCTACGCCATGGGGGAGCTGGCCCCGGGCGAACAGCGGCGCATTGCGGAAGGCCTTGCCGAGGCCGGAGTTTCGATGGTCACCTGCGCGGTCGGGGACGCCCCGGTGGTGCCGGTCCGGCTCCTGCACGAGGTGGGCGCGACCCTGGCGCTCGGCAATGACGGCATTCGCGATCTGTGGACCCCCTACGGCGATGGGGACATGCTGCGCCGCATCATGACCGTCGCCTTCCGTGACCGCCTGGTATCGGATCCCGAGATCGAACTGGCGCTCGCCGCCGGAACCTACGGTGGCGCACAGGTTCTCGGTCTCACCGACTACGGATTGACCGCGGGGGCGGCCGCCGATCTCTTCACCGTGAGCGCTGAAACGCCTGCCGCCGCGGTGGTTTCCGTGGCGCCGCGCACGCTGGTGCTCAAGCGCGGCCGGGTGGTGGCGCGCCATGGCGTTCTCGTCGAGAACTGA
- a CDS encoding TetR/AcrR family transcriptional regulator: MTSHSVCEHRIIGLVTKPSSRVERRKAELRQEIIDTAFACFAEKGYHATGIADIANELGIGHGTFYRYFANKRDIIDHVIDDLAARIVEALGTENAPDAAESLEAYRGQLERIGVALNSIFLEDRRVAQLLLFQATGIDAELTMRLYGLLDTADALTTAYLEHGVEQGYLRADLDTVNTAKAVTGMLLAAILHGLRNPDLDQAAADGLTQAIRRLLIDGVRKD, translated from the coding sequence ATGACATCTCATTCCGTTTGTGAACACCGTATCATCGGCCTGGTGACGAAGCCATCCTCCCGAGTCGAACGGCGTAAGGCCGAGCTCCGCCAGGAGATCATCGATACCGCGTTCGCCTGCTTCGCCGAGAAGGGCTATCACGCCACCGGCATTGCCGATATCGCCAATGAGCTGGGCATCGGGCACGGCACCTTCTACCGGTACTTCGCCAATAAGCGCGACATCATCGATCACGTCATCGATGACCTGGCCGCCCGCATCGTGGAGGCGCTGGGCACCGAGAACGCACCCGACGCGGCCGAGAGCCTGGAGGCGTACCGGGGTCAGCTCGAGCGCATCGGGGTGGCGCTCAACAGCATCTTCCTCGAGGATCGCCGGGTGGCGCAGCTGCTGCTGTTCCAGGCCACCGGCATCGACGCCGAACTGACCATGCGGTTGTACGGATTGCTCGATACCGCGGACGCATTGACCACGGCCTATCTGGAACACGGTGTGGAACAGGGGTATCTGCGCGCCGATCTGGACACCGTCAATACCGCGAAGGCCGTCACCGGCATGCTGCTGGCGGCGATCCTGCACGGGCTGCGCAATCCCGATCTCGACCAGGCCGCGGCCGACGGCCTCACCCAGGCCATTCGGCGGCTGCTCATCGACGGTGTGCGCAAGGACTGA